The Aphis gossypii isolate Hap1 unplaced genomic scaffold, ASM2018417v2 Contig00341, whole genome shotgun sequence genome segment ccattaattatttgacGAGTTTTCCTTCGTACACGATTTTCTACAGAACTCAgcctatctataataattaaattataaatggaaTTGTGATTAagatacatacctataatttaagtttaaataagatagaattaatgaaaaaaaaatcaccccaAAAAGTCCAAACTGTAGGATATTAGACAATAGAGATTTTCAACATACTGTGGAAActctcaataaaattattggtcCGGATATTCAATCCAAAAACGGAAAATCCATCTGgatgaataatattcaaccaaaaattttgtatatattcaaaaatatctgTCAGATGTAAAGATACATCCATGCTTCTTGTTAATTCTTGAATGGCCAAAAAACCTCCAACAATGTGGAAATTGTTTGGAAGGTCTGTATTTATTTCTGATGGCAAATGAGGTAATGCTATAacctgtgaaaaaaaatatatatatttatttttatttatttcccagacttaaaaatgtttaaaaaatttcaaacaccattctaataataataggaataTTGCTATTATTGCGGACTAACTGaatcattttatgattttgaataaatcgTACTATATTCTGTAatcaagtaaattaattaatataaaatataattttacaggatattatatacagaccTGACTAAAATGGAACCAACATCCAATCAGTCTGCATTCAGGTACAATTCTCCTTACTGCATTACGCATTGCGGTTTCAAAGtcggtaataatttataaattttcccAATCAAAAATATCGAATGGCAAATCTCTTCTCAAGAATTGCCATAAccgaatatatacattttctgtTCTGCGGTTCAGAATGGCATATAATACAGGAACAGACTATAAGTATgaatgtatgataaaaataatatactatattattataataatattcagctACTAAACATAACCATATTTACAATGTTGTCTAATATCACATGAATAGTGACAAACTGCTCCATATCAGCTGGGTAACGAGGAAGAACACTAAATGTCCCATCTACTTCTACAACTCGAGCTTGGCGAAAATATGGTGCATAGTGTTGAAGAAATGCCACATTAGCAAATATTAAACCACCAAACACAACTGCATTATTATCAAAGTATTCAAGATTAACTTGATAGAATGGGACATTGTTAATATCATCCAATACGTTTAAGAGACGTCCATGCCATCTTAAAGACATAATAGTCTCTCCCATAGCCCTCAAAGTATTCGGTACTTGTGGACTAAATCTACGCTGAACATGGCGTATTGCTCTAAGTGCATGTTCTCTTAACACCTCTATTGCTGCATTGGGATATCTGAAAAcggttaaattacattttaatataactaattacacaatattttgtaataatatatttattttccttcTAGAAACATCTTCATAAATAGCTCTTGCTGGTATACCCTCGTTTGAAGCCCTTAGTCTTAATGCTGCTAAAAATAGCCAATTTCAATATCATGACCTGGTCCATGGTTATGTGGctggtacataataattggaTCATTTTCGGGGATCAATGACATGGACGCAGTTGATCCACAACCTTGTTCGTATCTTGAACACCTTAACTGCCTAgagccataatatttttatatataatttttcatgtatatttattattttatttaaataaaccttCGATTGGTggatacattattttgaatataagtattatcttGTGTATCTACGTATATTAAATTGCCTCTAATACCTGGAACTCTTCTAGATTGCAAGTTATTGTCTTCAACATTTCCCAAAACATGAGCAATGTTAAAGACAATTGGAGATCGAGATCTAGAACGTGGTGTTGGATAATTTTGtgaatctaaattatttaaattaatacaattaaataaatatctttaatgccaaaagtataattttattttatgtagttattgctgtgaattttactgttttttgtttcttaaatacatgtaaattttaaaataattgctgtataaaatttgaaaccaatttttaaactattaatcagtacaaatgtaaaaatatatttatataataatagtcctACCTGTCATGTTGAATAATgtagaaacttttttttaaaagagcaAAAATGTACCATAGAATAAGAATTTCAATTGGCATTCGCGAACTATGCCTGTAGAATGAGTTCAAATAGTTCAATCAAGAAGGCATCTAATGTAGCGACTAATGGGTTGATTAGggagaatattaatattaaaacttattagtaGATTTCTAGGATATGTTTGAGACACATTGTAagattaagttaataatttaatattaatattaaatactgaaaTCTTAAGTTTGTATGCtggtatactatatagtaattatacctacttgtatCTACTAAGTTTCTGGagataagaaatttaaaaatgattaaataattgcaatattagaacttttacataattactttgtaaatttgtaatttggtCATTTGTAATGAattgaatcaaaatattattttcaagcaaAACAAAATCTAGTGTGCAACCTATTTCCCGATTCTATATTAGACCatcattacctatattttatttttcgtttagttattttagatttaatttgataaataataatatattgtatagataataattatttttgaaatgaataaatattttaggtactGTCATAGGCGTAACTAGATCAGAGTTAGGGGGACTTCAGTCCtagaattgttataataagtatattaggtGGGGGGCTCCGCCCCCACACCCCCAAACACATAACATCCATTCATTAGACATGtaacataaatgaaaattaatattttattatattattataaaacaaataagaaataaagtgGTATTgaggttaaatatttatatattaacatattattaagtattattttagatacttctatagaattttaaaagatttttatttacaaaattattccaATTTACAGCTTAAGCCTCCGCTCAGTATtggacaatttatttaaaaccaaaaatattaaaaattttccaagatattaataaaaaatataaaacgatattttaaatttaagtttaaaaattttaatactattgacGAGAGTGTGGAACTAGGAATTTTGACAGGGGGGGCTAATGTTGGAGGGaataaccccccccccccccaagcCCCCCTAGTTACGCCTATGGTTGCCGTATTcctattatgtattgtacagTTACTTAAGACTCATTGGTAAGGggcaatatacctatattcattatttttaaaatgaatagcaGGTAGTTCTAAATTCTAAtccaatagaaaaataatttagtcacctatatttttattattaagaaacctTCTCATTGAGAGAAAAAGTGTGAAATCTCTGTGTTAAgcttttaaaaagaaaaataggcaTTTACAGCATAAAAATCaagtttaaacttttacaactttttatatgaaaacagTTTTAGCAGATCctaaaaacaattcattttactctaatatattttatatataattaaatttgcaaaaagtataaaacaaaaccatcctctattatactattatgtgttttacaataaaatcatagcCATAATTTTTCGTAGGCCCTAGGCACAGTGCCTTAAGTGCCTAGGTATACGCTAATATGGCCCTGtttaatatacagtaaaatcTCGATAAGACGGAATCGCTTGGGACCATGCAATTTTTCCGTGTTAACGGGGTTTCCGTCTTGACGgggttcaaaaaattaattgaattaaaataaaaattatttaaccaattatatattaaaccaatatatacataatacattttatatttatatttatttatttattatttaatctttatttttagtcagtataatatacgttaataattattatattttttgaataaaatcggttattggtttttgttttttattccgTAAGGCGCCTCACGTTTCACACACTCTTTGGCTCTCGAAGTCAAATCCAAAAGctcaaaatgttttactgtTTTGACACTACATTTTGTTACTATAATACTGCAGTGGTTTAACttgacattaattaataattaattaattttactaaatacgcatctattaattttataaataataatatcttattatctTATCCAATAGTTTCtagtagtttatataatttatataatattttccctAACCCAGTGTTAGTGGAAAA includes the following:
- the LOC126553852 gene encoding uncharacterized protein LOC126553852; this encodes MGETIMSLRWHGRLLNVLDDINNVPFYQVNLEYFDNNAVVFGGLIFANVAFLQHYAPYFRQARVVEVDGTFSVLPRYPADMEQFVTIHVILDNISVPVLYAILNRRTENVYIRLWQFLRRDLPFDIFDWENL